One Kitasatospora sp. NBC_01287 DNA window includes the following coding sequences:
- a CDS encoding BlaI/MecI/CopY family transcriptional regulator — MVRPLGELENAVMTRVWEWNRLVTVREVLLDLRTEREIAYTTVMTVLDKLYRKGWLRREREGRAYRYAPVSSREAYTASLMNDAWSTSDNPAAALVHFFGTMSAEQRGALRDALRVAGPDLANGTEETPPPGTR, encoded by the coding sequence ATGGTGCGTCCGCTCGGTGAGCTGGAGAACGCCGTCATGACCCGGGTGTGGGAGTGGAACCGCCTGGTGACGGTTCGCGAGGTGCTGCTCGATCTGCGCACGGAACGCGAAATCGCGTACACGACGGTGATGACCGTGCTGGACAAGCTGTACCGAAAGGGCTGGCTGCGCCGGGAGCGCGAGGGGCGCGCCTATCGATATGCGCCGGTCTCCTCCCGTGAGGCGTACACGGCATCGCTGATGAACGACGCCTGGAGCACCAGCGACAATCCCGCCGCCGCGCTGGTGCACTTCTTCGGCACGATGTCCGCCGAGCAGCGGGGCGCGCTGCGCGACGCACTTCGGGTGGCCGGCCCCGACCTGGCGAACGGAACCGAGGAGACCCCTCCCCCCGGGACGCGATAA
- a CDS encoding DinB family protein → MAVTERRRGTVAFMTGGGQHSWQDLVLAQFHRVHRDLSAALDGADRALLDRRPAVGANSVGWLAWRIARGQDRNLSELLKVPQLWLTAGWSERFGRPADAGDTGYGHSPAEAAAFRGPAAEVLSGYLSATYRLAQRYLARAPDDDLRRSSTSPTLGNTHTVAERLTGLLAEGYAHAGQVALLLAQASPEGSATP, encoded by the coding sequence GTGGCCGTGACGGAGCGGCGGCGAGGGACGGTGGCGTTCATGACCGGTGGCGGGCAGCACAGTTGGCAGGATCTCGTCCTCGCGCAGTTCCACCGCGTCCACCGCGACCTGTCGGCCGCCCTGGACGGCGCCGATCGCGCGCTGCTCGACCGGCGTCCGGCCGTCGGCGCCAACAGCGTCGGCTGGCTGGCCTGGCGCATCGCGCGCGGCCAGGACCGCAACCTCTCCGAGCTGCTCAAGGTGCCGCAACTCTGGCTCACCGCAGGGTGGTCGGAGCGGTTCGGGCGGCCCGCCGACGCCGGCGACACCGGCTACGGCCACTCGCCCGCCGAGGCCGCCGCCTTCCGCGGCCCGGCCGCCGAGGTGCTCAGCGGCTACCTGTCGGCCACCTACCGGCTCGCCCAGCGGTACCTCGCCCGCGCACCCGATGACGACCTCCGGCGCAGTTCCACCAGCCCCACCCTGGGCAACACCCACACCGTCGCCGAGCGCCTGACCGGCCTGCTGGCGGAGGGCTACGCGCACGCGGGCCAGGTCGCCCTGCTGCTCGCGCAGGCGTCGCCCGAGGGGTCGGCCACGCCATGA
- a CDS encoding Clp protease N-terminal domain-containing protein, whose product MTHPIRLDELIEGIKKTHGDALEQLSTAVVAADHLGEVADHLIGHFVDQARRSGASWTDIGRSMGVTRQAAQKRFVPKDPGEPSDLDPSQGFGRFTDRARSVVMAAQEEARTAGSGEIGAAHLLLGLLHEPEGLGVTALLANGLTAEAVRAAVTATLPAPAAEVPELIPYDAGARKVLELTFREAIRLAHNYVGTEHILLALLEHEDGAGVLSGLGLTKAAVEGTLP is encoded by the coding sequence ATGACGCATCCCATCCGGCTCGATGAGCTGATCGAAGGCATCAAGAAGACCCACGGCGACGCGCTGGAGCAGCTCTCCACCGCTGTCGTCGCCGCCGACCACCTCGGCGAGGTGGCGGACCATCTGATCGGGCACTTCGTGGACCAGGCGCGGCGCTCCGGCGCCTCCTGGACGGACATCGGCCGCAGCATGGGGGTGACCCGGCAGGCCGCGCAGAAGCGATTCGTGCCCAAGGATCCGGGGGAGCCCTCCGACCTGGACCCGAGCCAGGGCTTCGGCCGCTTCACCGACCGGGCCCGCAGCGTGGTGATGGCCGCGCAGGAGGAGGCGCGCACGGCCGGCAGCGGCGAGATCGGGGCAGCGCACCTGCTGCTCGGGCTGCTGCACGAGCCCGAGGGCCTCGGCGTGACCGCGCTGCTCGCGAACGGACTCACCGCCGAGGCCGTGCGCGCGGCCGTCACCGCTACGCTCCCGGCGCCGGCCGCCGAGGTGCCCGAGCTGATCCCCTACGACGCGGGCGCCCGCAAGGTGCTGGAGCTGACCTTCCGGGAGGCGATCCGGCTGGCGCACAACTACGTCGGCACCGAGCACATCCTGCTTGCTCTGCTCGAACACGAGGACGGGGCAGGGGTGTTGAGCGGGCTGGGGCTCACCAAGGCGGCGGTGGAGGGCACGCTTCCGTAG
- a CDS encoding helix-turn-helix transcriptional regulator, giving the protein MSADRFNQKIGWKHFGTELKRAREEKGLSQTQLGALIFVSGSYVGQFESATRKPQLDVAERIDKALETDGRFGRMCKELVDSSVFEDPFVVAAELEQQAISICEHAGQLLPGLLQTEAYARAIYLACQPLIPGKELDQLVAARLERAGLLKGPTRPMLWVIIDESAIRRPLGGRVTMAEQLRHVTELAESGSIILQVLPFSAGGHALQEGSLRIMAFADAPPVAYVEAALTGQLIDKPVMVAKSEMLYDLARASALPCEASLALVKAAAEEYACEQ; this is encoded by the coding sequence GTGAGCGCGGACCGGTTCAACCAGAAGATCGGCTGGAAGCACTTCGGCACCGAGCTGAAGCGCGCGAGGGAGGAGAAGGGCCTCTCCCAGACGCAGTTGGGTGCGCTCATCTTCGTGTCGGGCTCGTACGTCGGCCAGTTCGAGTCGGCCACCCGCAAGCCGCAACTCGATGTGGCGGAGCGGATCGACAAGGCACTGGAGACCGACGGACGGTTCGGTCGGATGTGCAAGGAGCTGGTCGACAGCTCGGTGTTCGAGGACCCTTTCGTAGTCGCCGCCGAGCTGGAGCAGCAGGCGATCAGCATCTGCGAGCATGCCGGTCAGCTGCTCCCTGGACTGCTGCAGACCGAGGCCTACGCGCGAGCCATCTACCTTGCCTGCCAGCCTTTGATTCCAGGGAAGGAGCTCGATCAGCTGGTGGCCGCCCGGCTAGAACGAGCAGGGCTGCTGAAAGGTCCAACACGCCCCATGTTGTGGGTGATCATCGATGAGTCGGCAATCCGACGGCCGCTAGGTGGTCGCGTGACCATGGCTGAGCAGCTTCGGCATGTGACAGAGCTGGCGGAGAGCGGGTCCATCATCCTGCAGGTGCTCCCGTTCTCTGCCGGCGGCCATGCTCTACAGGAAGGCTCGCTGCGGATCATGGCCTTCGCCGACGCGCCACCGGTGGCCTACGTGGAAGCCGCTCTCACAGGCCAACTGATCGATAAACCAGTGATGGTCGCCAAGTCAGAGATGCTCTACGATCTCGCAAGAGCGTCCGCGCTGCCATGCGAGGCCTCTCTGGCACTGGTCAAGGCGGCTGCAGAGGAATACGCATGTGAGCAATGA
- a CDS encoding MATE family efflux transporter: MTASTGTGLSGTSGSSGTSGGTSGGTSDGRALGGRRRTDLIRPIVGTAAPVYLSMLVSSVAALLDTALLGHRGTATLAAFAVALAVFTPVQTALAGVQRGVIPFVAAHREDRAALLPVVRASRWLGYAVGLLGAGVLAAVPLIGAATGTPPGTLARLGVFPALLAATVLVTALGATASSVLIGLGRAKAVMRAGLLGTATAVLLSVVLVRGLGPVPALGLTGAGLSLLGATAVSRGAAQLALRRSEVLRGLPAHPGRPDPRAVLRQARVGVPLAGTVLVKFAVLGVLTLAAARLGAADAAVQSVCVALANLLYTAAVAIGQAAVPLTAVAVRDRDLRRARRTISTALVVALGAVLLLGAVVLGAHRQLVPLFTADPAVRRRALTLLPLVLAAVAADALQAVAGFGLVALKRTVPSLLSTLLWFGLLGAAAVPIADAGGLRALWLALAAANLLQAVSKAASFRRQSARAVAAP; the protein is encoded by the coding sequence ATGACCGCGAGCACCGGCACCGGCCTCAGCGGCACGAGTGGCAGCAGCGGCACGAGCGGTGGCACGAGCGGTGGCACGAGTGACGGCCGTGCGCTGGGCGGTCGCCGCAGGACCGATCTGATCAGGCCTATCGTCGGCACGGCCGCCCCCGTCTACCTGAGCATGCTGGTCTCCTCGGTCGCGGCGCTGCTGGACACCGCGCTGCTCGGCCACCGCGGCACCGCCACACTGGCCGCCTTCGCCGTCGCGCTGGCCGTCTTCACGCCCGTGCAGACGGCGCTGGCGGGCGTGCAGCGCGGCGTGATCCCGTTCGTCGCCGCGCACCGGGAGGACCGCGCGGCGCTGCTCCCGGTGGTGCGGGCGAGCCGGTGGCTCGGGTACGCGGTGGGGCTGCTCGGCGCGGGGGTCCTCGCCGCGGTGCCGCTGATCGGGGCCGCGACCGGGACGCCCCCGGGCACGCTGGCGCGGTTGGGCGTCTTCCCCGCGCTGCTGGCCGCCACCGTGCTGGTCACCGCGCTGGGCGCGACGGCGAGCAGCGTGCTGATCGGGCTCGGGCGGGCCAAGGCGGTGATGCGGGCCGGTCTGCTGGGCACCGCGACCGCCGTGCTGCTCTCCGTCGTGCTGGTGCGCGGCCTGGGGCCGGTGCCCGCGCTGGGCCTGACCGGCGCCGGGCTCTCGCTGCTCGGCGCCACCGCCGTGAGCCGTGGCGCGGCCCAACTGGCGCTGCGGCGAAGCGAGGTGCTGCGCGGGCTGCCCGCACACCCCGGCCGCCCGGACCCGCGCGCGGTGCTGCGGCAGGCCCGGGTGGGAGTCCCGCTGGCCGGGACGGTGCTGGTGAAGTTCGCGGTGCTGGGGGTGCTGACCCTGGCCGCCGCCCGGCTGGGCGCGGCGGACGCGGCCGTGCAGTCGGTCTGCGTTGCGCTGGCCAACCTGCTCTACACCGCCGCGGTGGCGATCGGCCAGGCCGCCGTGCCGCTGACCGCCGTCGCCGTCCGTGACCGCGACCTGCGCCGGGCCCGACGGACGATCAGCACGGCGCTGGTGGTGGCGCTCGGCGCGGTGCTGCTGCTGGGCGCGGTCGTGCTGGGCGCGCACCGGCAGCTGGTGCCGCTCTTCACCGCCGACCCGGCGGTCCGCCGCCGGGCGCTCACCCTGCTCCCGCTGGTGCTCGCGGCGGTGGCCGCCGACGCGCTCCAGGCGGTGGCGGGCTTCGGACTGGTCGCCCTGAAGCGCACGGTGCCGAGCCTGCTGTCAACCCTGCTCTGGTTCGGCCTGCTCGGGGCGGCCGCCGTGCCGATCGCCGACGCCGGCGGCCTGCGGGCGCTCTGGCTCGCCCTGGCTGCGGCCAACCTGCTGCAGGCGGTCAGCAAGGCGGCCTCCTTCCGGCGGCAGAGCGCCCGCGCGGTGGCGGCCCCGTAG
- a CDS encoding DUF397 domain-containing protein produces MSNDPAVSWRKSNYSGGSGGNNCVEVADGLTGILPVRDSKDPHGPALAFTPDAWSAFISALKTGTVATPR; encoded by the coding sequence GTGAGCAATGACCCCGCAGTCTCGTGGCGGAAGTCCAACTACAGCGGCGGTAGTGGCGGCAACAATTGCGTCGAGGTGGCCGATGGTCTCACCGGCATCCTCCCGGTCCGCGATTCCAAGGACCCTCACGGCCCTGCGCTCGCCTTCACCCCTGATGCGTGGTCCGCCTTCATCAGCGCCCTCAAGACCGGAACTGTCGCAACACCGCGCTAG
- a CDS encoding Lsr2 family protein, translating to MAQRVQVILEDDLDGGSADETVTFALDGVAYEIDLKSDNAEKLRGLLAPYVEKGRKQSGRLTSARRTSGRAAARPAASSADTAKIRTWAKDNGLPVNDRGRVPSNVREAYEAANAS from the coding sequence GTGGCGCAGAGGGTACAGGTCATTCTTGAAGACGATCTCGACGGCGGTTCGGCGGACGAGACGGTGACGTTCGCCCTCGACGGCGTTGCCTACGAGATCGACCTGAAGTCCGACAACGCGGAGAAGCTGCGCGGCCTGCTCGCTCCGTACGTCGAAAAGGGCCGCAAGCAGAGCGGCCGGCTCACCAGCGCGCGCCGCACCAGCGGCCGCGCCGCCGCCCGCCCGGCGGCCAGCAGCGCGGACACGGCAAAGATCCGCACGTGGGCGAAGGACAACGGCCTTCCCGTGAACGACCGGGGCCGGGTCCCGAGCAACGTCCGCGAGGCGTACGAGGCGGCCAACGCCTCCTGA
- a CDS encoding ATP-binding protein, which translates to MPESLAKPPARVVEGARWFPKDLRSPSRARQLLREVLARAKEGERYADCGELLLSELVTNAVVHGPRRGTLIRVVVRLAEEGEGPLRIEVHDIGEGRPLPRQVGADEESGRGLLLVKSLASRWGCCPRAHGIGKFVWCEIPPAVG; encoded by the coding sequence ATGCCCGAATCCCTCGCCAAACCACCTGCCCGGGTTGTCGAAGGCGCCCGCTGGTTCCCCAAGGACCTCAGAAGTCCCTCCCGTGCACGGCAGTTGCTGCGCGAGGTGCTGGCCAGGGCCAAGGAGGGTGAGCGCTACGCGGACTGCGGCGAGCTGCTCCTCTCCGAGCTGGTCACCAATGCCGTGGTGCACGGCCCCCGCCGGGGCACGCTGATCCGGGTGGTCGTCAGGCTGGCCGAAGAAGGCGAGGGCCCGCTGCGCATCGAGGTGCACGACATCGGCGAAGGCCGCCCGCTGCCCCGCCAGGTGGGCGCCGACGAGGAGTCAGGACGCGGCCTGCTCCTCGTCAAGTCGCTCGCCAGCCGCTGGGGCTGCTGCCCTCGGGCGCACGGCATCGGCAAGTTCGTCTGGTGCGAGATCCCGCCCGCCGTCGGCTAG
- a CDS encoding ATP-dependent Clp protease ATP-binding subunit, with amino-acid sequence MFERFTDRARRVVVLAQEEARMLNHNYIGTEHILLGLIHEGEGVAAKALESLGISLEAVRQQVEEIIGQGQQAPSGHIPFTPRAKKVLELSLREALQLGHNYIGTEHILLGLIREGEGVAAQVLVKLGADLNRVRQQVIQLLSGYQGSGKESATAGGPAEGTPSTSLVLDQFGRNLTQAAREAKLDPVIGREKEIERVMQVLSRRTKNNPVLIGEPGVGKTAVVEGLAQAIVKGEVPETLKDKQLYTLDLGALVAGSRYRGDFEERLKKVLKEIRTRGDIILFIDELHTLVGAGAAEGAIDAASILKPMLARGELQTIGATTLDEYRKHLEKDAALERRFQPIQVAEPSLPHTIEILKGLRDRYEAHHRVSITDAALVAAATLADRYISDRFLPDKAIDLIDEAGSRMRIRRMTAPPDLREFDEKIADVRREKESAIDAQDFEKAASLRDDEKQLLNAKSKREKEWKAGDMDVVAEVDEELIAEVLATATGIPVFKLTEEESSRLLRMEDELHKRVIGQKDAIRALSQAIRRTRAGLKDPKRPGGSFIFAGPSGVGKTELSKTLAEFLFGDEDALISLDMSEFSEKHTVSRLFGSPPGYVGYEEGGQLTEKVRRKPFSVVLFDEVEKAHPDIFNSLLQILEDGRLTDSQGRVVDFKNTVIIMTTNLGTRDISKGFGLGFAATGDTATGYERMKAKVGEELKQHFRPEFLNRVDDIVVFHQLSEEDIIQIVDLMVDKVDSRLKDRDMGLELSVEAKKLLAKRGYDPLLGARPLRRTIQREIEDHLSEKILFGELRAGQIVVVGVEGEGKEAKFTFRGEEKSAVADTPAAVAATGPDLTK; translated from the coding sequence ATGTTCGAGAGGTTCACCGACCGCGCGCGGCGGGTTGTCGTCCTGGCTCAGGAAGAAGCCCGGATGCTCAACCACAACTACATCGGCACCGAGCACATCCTCCTGGGCCTGATCCACGAGGGTGAGGGTGTCGCCGCTAAGGCCCTGGAGAGCCTCGGGATCTCTCTTGAGGCGGTCCGCCAGCAGGTCGAGGAGATCATCGGCCAGGGCCAGCAGGCCCCGTCCGGTCACATCCCGTTCACACCCCGGGCCAAGAAGGTGCTGGAGCTGTCGCTCCGCGAGGCCCTTCAGCTCGGCCACAACTACATCGGCACCGAGCACATCCTGCTCGGCCTGATCCGCGAGGGCGAGGGCGTCGCCGCCCAGGTGCTGGTCAAGCTCGGCGCCGACCTCAACCGGGTCCGCCAGCAGGTGATCCAGCTGCTCTCCGGTTACCAGGGCAGCGGCAAGGAGTCGGCCACGGCCGGCGGCCCCGCCGAGGGCACGCCGTCGACCTCGCTGGTCCTGGACCAGTTCGGCCGCAATCTCACCCAGGCCGCCCGCGAGGCCAAGCTCGACCCGGTGATCGGGCGCGAGAAGGAGATCGAGCGGGTCATGCAGGTGCTGTCCCGCCGCACCAAGAACAACCCGGTGCTGATCGGCGAGCCCGGCGTCGGCAAGACGGCCGTCGTCGAGGGCCTGGCCCAGGCGATCGTCAAGGGCGAGGTCCCCGAGACGCTGAAGGACAAGCAGCTCTACACGCTGGACCTCGGCGCCCTGGTGGCCGGCTCGCGCTACCGCGGTGACTTCGAGGAGCGCCTGAAGAAGGTGCTCAAGGAGATCCGCACCCGCGGCGACATCATCCTCTTCATCGACGAGCTGCACACCCTGGTCGGCGCGGGCGCCGCCGAGGGTGCGATCGACGCGGCCTCCATCCTGAAGCCGATGCTGGCCCGCGGGGAGCTGCAGACGATCGGCGCCACCACGCTGGACGAGTACCGCAAGCACCTGGAGAAGGACGCGGCGCTGGAGCGCCGGTTCCAGCCGATCCAGGTCGCCGAGCCCTCGCTCCCGCACACCATCGAGATCCTCAAGGGCCTGCGCGACCGCTACGAGGCCCATCACCGGGTCTCGATCACGGACGCCGCCCTGGTCGCCGCCGCCACCCTGGCCGACCGGTACATCTCGGACCGCTTCCTGCCGGACAAGGCGATCGACCTGATCGACGAGGCCGGCTCCCGGATGCGCATCCGCCGGATGACCGCGCCGCCGGACCTGCGCGAGTTCGACGAGAAGATCGCCGACGTGCGCCGCGAGAAGGAGAGCGCGATCGACGCGCAGGACTTCGAGAAGGCCGCCTCGCTGCGTGACGACGAGAAGCAGCTCCTCAACGCGAAGTCCAAGCGCGAGAAGGAGTGGAAGGCCGGCGACATGGATGTCGTCGCCGAGGTCGACGAGGAGCTGATCGCCGAGGTCCTCGCCACGGCCACCGGCATCCCGGTCTTCAAGCTGACCGAGGAGGAGTCCTCCCGGCTGCTGCGCATGGAGGACGAGCTGCACAAGCGCGTCATCGGCCAGAAGGACGCCATCAGGGCGCTCTCCCAGGCCATCCGGCGCACCCGGGCGGGCCTCAAGGACCCGAAGCGCCCCGGCGGTTCGTTCATCTTCGCCGGCCCCTCGGGTGTCGGTAAGACCGAGCTGTCCAAGACGCTGGCGGAGTTCCTCTTCGGCGACGAGGACGCGCTGATCTCCCTCGACATGTCGGAGTTCAGCGAGAAGCACACCGTCTCGCGGCTCTTCGGCTCCCCGCCCGGCTACGTCGGGTACGAGGAGGGCGGGCAGCTCACCGAGAAGGTGCGCCGCAAGCCGTTCTCGGTCGTCCTCTTCGACGAGGTCGAGAAGGCCCACCCGGACATCTTCAACTCGCTGCTGCAGATCCTGGAGGACGGTCGCCTGACCGACTCCCAGGGCCGGGTCGTGGACTTCAAGAACACGGTCATCATCATGACGACCAACCTCGGCACCCGGGACATCTCCAAGGGCTTCGGCCTGGGCTTCGCGGCCACCGGCGACACCGCCACCGGCTACGAGCGGATGAAGGCCAAGGTCGGCGAGGAGCTCAAGCAGCACTTCCGCCCCGAGTTCCTCAACCGTGTCGACGACATCGTGGTCTTCCACCAGCTGTCGGAAGAGGACATCATCCAGATCGTCGACCTGATGGTCGACAAGGTGGACTCCCGGCTGAAGGACCGCGACATGGGCCTGGAGCTCAGCGTCGAGGCCAAGAAGCTGCTGGCCAAGCGCGGTTACGACCCGCTGCTGGGCGCGCGTCCGCTGCGGCGCACGATCCAGCGCGAGATCGAGGACCACCTCTCCGAGAAGATCCTCTTCGGCGAGCTGCGGGCCGGCCAGATCGTGGTCGTCGGCGTGGAGGGCGAGGGCAAGGAAGCCAAGTTCACCTTCCGCGGCGAGGAGAAGTCGGCTGTCGCCGACACCCCGGCGGCGGTCGCGGCGACGGGTCCCGACCTGACGAAGTAG
- a CDS encoding IS5 family transposase (programmed frameshift) yields MEDRGRGDLTDAQWERLRPYLPVGTGRCGRWRDHRQVINGVLHRLRTGVPWRDLPHRYGPWKTVSERHRRWSADGTWALVLRRLQAEADAEGDIDWEIAVDSTSVRAHQHAAGARRTVPMPLSSGRHSAGGLRPGVGKAVAPVCEGDALGRSRGGFTTKVHLSADGRCRVLSLVLTQGQRADCTQFEAVMRGLRVPASVPGRPRSTPSSVSADRAYSSRAIRQYLRSRGIRHSIPEKSDQAANRRTRGHAGGRPPGFDRDRYRKRNTVERAISRLKNYRAVATRYDKRAYVYQGTVTVAAFMIWLRT; encoded by the exons GTGGAGGACAGAGGCAGGGGCGATCTCACGGATGCGCAGTGGGAGCGGCTTCGGCCGTACCTGCCGGTGGGCACCGGGCGGTGCGGCAGGTGGCGCGACCACCGGCAGGTGATCAACGGGGTGCTGCACCGGCTTCGGACCGGTGTGCCGTGGCGTGACCTGCCGCACCGCTACGGGCCGTGGAAGACCGTTTCCGAACGGCATCGGCGGTGGTCGGCGGACGGTACCTGGGCCCTGGTGCTCCGTCGGCTCCAGGCCGAGGCCGACGCGGAAGGTGACATCGACTGGGAGATCGCGGTCGACTCCACATCCGTGCGCGCCCACCAGCACGCCGCCGGTGCCCGGCGCACGGTGCCGATGCCCCTGTCGTCCGGGCGTCACTCCGCCGGCGGGCTCCGGCCGGGTGTCGGCAAAGCCGTAGCCCCAGTTTGCGAGGGTGATGCCCTTGGTCGCTCACGAGGCGGTTTCACCACCAAGGTCCACCTGAGCGCCGACGGCCGGTGCCGCGTGCTTTCCCTGGTCCTGACACAGGGCCAGCGTGCGGACTGTACGCAGTTCGAGGCGGTGATGAGAGGCCTCCGGGTTCCCGCATCGGTGC CTGGCCGGCCTCGGAGCACCCCGTCGAGCGTCAGCGCGGACAGGGCGTACAGCAGCCGGGCAATACGCCAATACCTACGGAGTCGCGGGATACGCCACAGCATCCCCGAGAAGAGCGACCAGGCTGCCAACCGCCGCACGCGCGGGCATGCCGGCGGCCGACCACCCGGGTTCGATCGGGATCGGTACAGGAAACGCAACACCGTCGAACGAGCCATCAGCAGACTGAAGAACTACCGCGCCGTCGCGACGAGATACGACAAGCGGGCATACGTCTACCAGGGGACCGTCACCGTCGCAGCCTTCATGATCTGGCTCCGCACATGA
- a CDS encoding S8 family peptidase gives MRLSARCASAALMLIIPLAAAQGAAADGPSERAVAAPLHRTATAVPGEYIVTVGKGLDPARVAARAGGVEPLHTYRHVLNGFSARLDAAQLERVRAQPGVEAVEENGRAGAQAATVSPTQDKRQVAASWGLDRIDQHDWDKDAGTGDGQFNVEGNGAGVTAYLIGTGIDFGHDEFEGRATLGTDTVGDGKNGADCNGVGTHVAGIVGGKTYGVARKVNLVSVRVVGCDGKGTTEQIIAGLDWVAANAKKPAVANISVGGDKDEALNKAADALSNAGILPVVSGGNGARDACLSSPASAKRVVTVGATDKYDEETDFSNYGTCVSLYAPGKDIISARLGGGSESKSGTAMAAPHVTGTVALYLAGHTDATPEDLAEWLSTESTRDALTVTKSSPNELLYAGGL, from the coding sequence ATGCGACTGTCCGCGCGCTGCGCGTCCGCCGCCCTCATGCTGATCATTCCCCTGGCCGCCGCGCAGGGAGCGGCAGCCGACGGCCCGTCCGAGCGGGCCGTCGCGGCTCCCCTGCACAGGACGGCCACGGCCGTGCCCGGTGAGTACATCGTCACGGTGGGCAAGGGCCTGGACCCGGCCCGGGTGGCGGCCAGGGCCGGGGGCGTCGAGCCGCTGCACACCTACCGCCACGTCCTGAACGGGTTCTCCGCCCGCCTGGACGCAGCCCAACTGGAGCGGGTACGTGCCCAGCCCGGGGTGGAGGCCGTCGAGGAGAACGGCCGCGCCGGCGCCCAGGCGGCCACCGTCTCGCCCACCCAGGACAAGCGGCAGGTAGCCGCCAGCTGGGGCCTGGACCGCATCGACCAGCACGACTGGGACAAGGACGCGGGGACCGGTGACGGGCAGTTCAACGTCGAGGGCAACGGAGCCGGCGTCACCGCCTACCTGATCGGCACCGGCATCGACTTCGGCCACGACGAGTTCGAGGGCCGCGCCACCCTCGGCACCGACACCGTCGGCGACGGGAAGAACGGTGCCGACTGCAACGGCGTCGGCACCCACGTCGCCGGCATCGTCGGTGGCAAGACCTACGGCGTCGCCCGCAAGGTGAACCTGGTCAGCGTCCGCGTCGTGGGCTGTGACGGCAAGGGCACCACCGAGCAGATCATCGCCGGCCTCGACTGGGTGGCGGCCAACGCCAAGAAGCCCGCCGTCGCCAACATCTCCGTCGGCGGCGACAAGGACGAAGCACTCAACAAGGCAGCCGACGCGCTCTCCAACGCGGGCATCCTGCCCGTCGTCTCCGGCGGCAACGGCGCCCGCGACGCCTGCCTCTCCTCCCCCGCCTCCGCCAAGCGGGTCGTCACCGTCGGCGCGACCGACAAGTACGACGAGGAGACCGACTTCAGCAACTACGGCACGTGCGTCTCGCTGTACGCGCCCGGCAAGGACATCATCTCCGCCAGGCTCGGCGGCGGCAGCGAATCCAAGAGCGGCACCGCCATGGCCGCCCCGCACGTCACCGGCACCGTAGCCCTCTACCTCGCCGGGCACACCGACGCGACCCCCGAGGACCTCGCGGAGTGGCTCTCCACTGAAAGCACGAGGGACGCCCTGACCGTCACCAAGAGCAGCCCCAACGAACTGCTGTACGCCGGCGGCCTCTGA
- a CDS encoding amino-acid N-acetyltransferase — translation MEVTIRRARTTDVRAVRRLIDSYSRDGILLDKPTVALFESVQEFWVAEREADGTVVACGALHVMWEDLAEVRTLAVDPICRGHGIGHVLLDRLLDTARWLGVRRIFCLTFEVAFFAKHGFVEIGETDDGTTDPAVIATEVYEELLRSYDEGVAEFLDLERVKPNTLGNSRMLLHL, via the coding sequence ATGGAGGTCACCATCCGCCGGGCGCGGACCACTGATGTGCGGGCCGTACGCCGGCTCATCGACAGCTACTCGCGCGACGGCATTCTGCTCGACAAGCCCACCGTCGCGCTGTTCGAATCCGTCCAGGAGTTCTGGGTGGCCGAACGGGAGGCGGACGGCACCGTGGTCGCCTGCGGAGCGCTGCACGTCATGTGGGAGGACCTCGCCGAGGTCCGCACCCTGGCGGTCGATCCGATCTGCCGAGGTCACGGCATCGGGCACGTACTGCTGGACCGGCTGCTGGACACCGCGCGCTGGCTCGGCGTCCGTCGGATTTTCTGCTTGACGTTCGAGGTGGCGTTCTTCGCGAAACACGGCTTCGTCGAGATCGGGGAAACCGATGATGGTACGACAGACCCGGCCGTCATCGCTACGGAAGTGTATGAAGAACTCCTTCGCTCCTACGACGAAGGCGTGGCCGAGTTCCTCGACCTGGAGCGGGTGAAGCCCAACACCCTGGGCAACTCGCGCATGCTGCTGCACCTCTGA